A region of Shewanella psychromarinicola DNA encodes the following proteins:
- the kdsC gene encoding 3-deoxy-manno-octulosonate-8-phosphatase KdsC produces MSESTSCHQGFYGPISNDIWQRAQKIKLLICDVDGVFSDGRIYLSNAGEELKAFHTRDGYGIRSVLTSDIHVAVITGRQSKIVETRMTGLGIKHIYQGIDNKFEPFEQLMSLYNVSAEQVAYIGDDMVDLPVMKAVGLSVCVGDGHPFVKRHCHMTTTLNGGHGALRELTDLLLLSQDKFASAHGMSI; encoded by the coding sequence ATGTCAGAATCAACCTCGTGTCACCAAGGATTTTACGGCCCTATCAGTAATGATATTTGGCAGCGAGCTCAGAAAATTAAACTGTTAATCTGTGATGTCGATGGGGTCTTTTCAGATGGACGTATTTATCTCAGTAATGCTGGCGAAGAACTCAAAGCCTTTCATACTCGCGATGGCTACGGTATACGCTCAGTTCTCACTAGCGATATTCATGTTGCCGTCATTACAGGTCGTCAATCAAAAATTGTCGAAACCCGAATGACCGGATTAGGAATCAAACATATTTATCAAGGCATTGATAATAAATTTGAACCTTTTGAGCAACTTATGTCGCTGTATAATGTAAGCGCCGAACAAGTAGCCTACATTGGCGATGACATGGTTGATCTGCCCGTAATGAAAGCCGTAGGTCTCTCCGTGTGTGTCGGCGATGGTCATCCGTTTGTAAAACGACATTGTCACATGACAACGACCTTAAACGGCGGACATGGAGCTTTGCGAGAACTGACTGACTTATTACTCTTAAGCCAAGATAAATTTGCCAGTGCTCATGGAATGAGTATATGA
- a CDS encoding KpsF/GutQ family sugar-phosphate isomerase, which produces MVNQTQFRQWGRKVIDIEKAALDNLYQYVDSVEFGQACELIMQCKGKVIVMGMGKSGHIGNKISATFASTGTPAFFVHPGEASHGDLGALAKNDIVLAISNSGESSEILTLMPVIQRMGVPVIAVTGKPDSNMARLSKIHLCIEVQEEACPLGLAPTSSTTATLAMGDALAIALLQAKGFTRDDFALSHPGGSLGRKLLLKVDDVMHKGDDLPIVSDAICITEALYEISKKGLGMTAVVNHEAKLVGIFTDGDLRRVIDAEVNLRTTSIALVMTKNCVTCPTGILAAQALQIMDEKNINGLVVVNEKHQPIGALNMLDMVKAGVI; this is translated from the coding sequence ATGGTAAATCAAACTCAATTTCGTCAATGGGGCCGTAAAGTCATTGATATTGAAAAAGCTGCTTTAGATAATTTATATCAATATGTGGACTCAGTTGAGTTTGGCCAAGCATGTGAACTCATTATGCAGTGCAAAGGCAAAGTGATTGTCATGGGAATGGGCAAATCGGGTCATATCGGTAATAAAATATCCGCGACGTTTGCCAGTACCGGCACGCCGGCATTTTTTGTTCATCCTGGTGAGGCCAGTCATGGTGATTTAGGCGCATTGGCTAAGAACGATATTGTACTGGCGATTTCCAATTCAGGTGAATCGAGCGAAATACTCACGTTAATGCCTGTGATTCAACGTATGGGCGTGCCTGTTATTGCCGTAACAGGTAAACCAGACTCTAACATGGCGCGTTTATCTAAAATTCATTTATGCATTGAAGTACAAGAAGAAGCATGCCCGTTAGGATTAGCGCCGACGTCTAGCACCACTGCTACGCTAGCAATGGGTGATGCATTAGCCATTGCATTGTTGCAAGCAAAAGGGTTTACCCGTGATGACTTTGCCTTATCACATCCTGGTGGCTCATTGGGGCGAAAATTATTACTAAAAGTAGACGATGTCATGCATAAAGGCGATGATTTGCCTATCGTCAGTGATGCTATTTGTATTACTGAAGCGCTTTATGAAATATCTAAAAAAGGCCTTGGCATGACGGCGGTAGTCAACCATGAAGCCAAACTAGTGGGTATTTTTACTGATGGTGATTTACGCCGGGTCATCGATGCCGAAGTGAACCTTCGTACCACTTCGATAGCCCTGGTGATGACCAAAAACTGTGTGACCTGCCCCACGGGTATTTTAGCTGCACAAGCGCTACAAATCATGGATGAAAAAAACATCAACGGACTGGTTGTCGTCAATGAAAAACACCAACCGATCGGGGCATTAAACATGCTCGATATGGTTAAAGCTGGAGTCATTTAA
- a CDS encoding calcium/sodium antiporter produces MLVNILMLVAGLAVLVWSADRFVYGAAAFARNLGLPPMLIGLTIVAMGSSAPEMFVAATASMDGMRDTAVGNVLGSNIANITLILGLTALLGAISVASKTLKREIPIMLAATVFAGYTLHDNVLTRAEGIMLIVVLFVLMGYFIWQATHDRTTDSLDTELGSDIPKNVSTFHAIIWLIVGIIFLPLSASWMVDGAVGIAKFYGLSDLVIGLTIIAVGTSLPELAACIAGVLKKEHDLAIGNIVGSNLFNILAVLALPGLIAPGEIDASASGRDFYMVLGTSTALAVLVLSSGTKQQLTRWHGALLLITFIAYQIIVFQSH; encoded by the coding sequence ATGCTAGTTAATATTCTAATGTTAGTTGCTGGCCTTGCTGTTTTAGTTTGGAGTGCGGATAGATTTGTTTACGGAGCGGCGGCATTTGCGCGAAATTTAGGCTTGCCTCCCATGTTAATTGGATTGACCATTGTTGCGATGGGTAGCTCTGCACCTGAAATGTTTGTTGCAGCTACGGCCTCAATGGATGGCATGCGTGATACCGCCGTGGGTAACGTACTGGGCTCAAACATTGCTAACATCACCTTAATATTAGGATTAACCGCCTTACTTGGCGCCATTAGCGTAGCCTCAAAGACCTTAAAACGCGAAATACCTATTATGCTAGCCGCCACGGTATTTGCTGGCTATACCCTGCATGATAATGTGCTAACACGAGCAGAAGGTATCATGCTCATCGTGGTACTTTTCGTGTTAATGGGATATTTCATTTGGCAAGCGACTCATGATAGAACAACCGACAGCTTAGATACTGAACTTGGATCTGATATCCCTAAAAATGTCTCAACCTTTCATGCTATCATTTGGCTAATCGTCGGTATTATATTCCTCCCGCTATCAGCGAGTTGGATGGTAGATGGTGCTGTGGGTATTGCAAAGTTTTATGGCTTGTCAGATCTTGTCATTGGATTAACCATTATTGCAGTGGGAACAAGCCTACCAGAATTAGCAGCCTGTATTGCTGGCGTATTAAAAAAAGAACACGATCTCGCTATTGGTAATATCGTTGGATCGAATTTATTTAACATTCTTGCCGTACTGGCACTACCAGGGTTAATTGCCCCTGGCGAAATAGATGCCTCTGCCAGTGGAAGAGACTTCTATATGGTATTGGGCACCAGTACTGCATTAGCCGTTTTAGTATTATCCAGTGGCACCAAGCAACAACTGACTCGTTGGCATGGCGCACTATTATTAATCACCTTTATTGCGTACCAAATTATTGTATTTCAATCCCATTAG
- a CDS encoding ATP-binding cassette domain-containing protein translates to MSDMSKSNNNPLVEVNHMAFSHGSRVIFNDISLSIPKGKVTAIMGPSGIGKTTLLKLIGGQLTPNTGQVLFDGHDLHKLKRKELFELRKRMSMLFQSGALFTDLNVFDNVAFALREHSGLPEDIIRSIVLMKLQAVGLRGAAYMMPNELSGGMQRRAALARAIALEPEMVMYDEPFAGQDPISMGMLVKLIRELSDSLKLTSVVVSHDVDEVLGIADYVYVIADKKVIAHGTPEQLRQSDNPQLIQFIQGAPDGPVPFHYPAEDYQEELLRGRN, encoded by the coding sequence ATGTCTGATATGAGTAAATCAAATAATAATCCTTTGGTCGAAGTCAACCATATGGCCTTTAGCCATGGTTCGCGCGTGATTTTTAACGATATTTCTTTATCGATCCCCAAAGGCAAAGTAACGGCAATTATGGGACCTAGTGGTATTGGTAAAACCACCTTGTTAAAATTGATTGGGGGACAGTTAACCCCTAATACCGGACAAGTCTTGTTCGACGGTCACGATTTACATAAGCTTAAGCGCAAGGAACTTTTTGAATTGCGCAAGCGGATGAGTATGCTGTTTCAAAGCGGTGCATTATTTACCGACCTTAATGTATTCGATAACGTGGCATTTGCATTGAGAGAACATTCTGGATTACCAGAAGATATTATCCGCTCCATTGTATTGATGAAGCTGCAAGCGGTAGGTCTTCGTGGTGCAGCGTATATGATGCCTAACGAATTATCCGGTGGTATGCAGCGTCGAGCAGCATTGGCTAGGGCGATTGCACTAGAACCTGAAATGGTGATGTACGATGAGCCATTTGCGGGACAAGATCCAATTTCAATGGGGATGCTGGTAAAACTTATTCGTGAGTTGTCGGATTCATTAAAACTGACTTCTGTGGTGGTCTCTCACGATGTGGATGAAGTATTAGGTATTGCAGATTATGTCTATGTAATAGCAGACAAAAAAGTCATTGCTCATGGTACCCCAGAGCAATTACGTCAATCTGACAATCCGCAGTTGATCCAATTTATTCAAGGCGCACCAGATGGCCCTGTGCCATTCCATTATCCTGCAGAGGATTATCAAGAGGAGCTACTTCGTGGGCGCAATTGA
- the mlaE gene encoding lipid asymmetry maintenance ABC transporter permease subunit MlaE codes for MGAIDYIADIGAYALKLVQGLGRAGIMLWRAIVRVPNIKKGTPLLIKQIYVLGVRSMVIIIVSGLFIGMVLALQGYNILVGFGTEESLGPMVALSLLRELGPVVAALLFAGRAGSALTAEIGLMKSTEQLSSLEMMAIDPLRQIIAPRFWAGVISMPLLALMFSLVGIFGGHLVGVEWKGIDSGAFWSILQASVEWRQDIVNCLIKSVIFGVVVTWIALYRGYEVEPNPEGISRATTSTVVQASLAVLALDFLLTAIMFGN; via the coding sequence GTGGGCGCAATTGATTATATTGCCGATATTGGCGCATATGCACTGAAACTCGTGCAGGGCCTCGGTCGGGCTGGCATCATGTTATGGCGCGCGATCGTGCGTGTTCCGAATATCAAAAAAGGCACGCCATTACTTATCAAGCAGATTTATGTGCTTGGTGTCCGTTCTATGGTTATCATTATAGTATCAGGCTTGTTTATTGGCATGGTATTAGCCCTACAGGGATATAATATTTTAGTTGGGTTTGGTACTGAAGAAAGTTTAGGCCCAATGGTGGCGTTAAGCTTATTACGAGAACTTGGACCCGTTGTTGCCGCGTTATTATTTGCCGGACGAGCGGGCTCGGCGCTAACCGCCGAAATTGGTCTAATGAAATCGACTGAACAATTGTCAAGTTTAGAAATGATGGCGATAGACCCTTTAAGGCAAATCATTGCGCCGCGCTTTTGGGCAGGTGTTATCAGTATGCCATTACTCGCACTAATGTTTAGTTTGGTGGGTATTTTTGGTGGACATTTAGTCGGTGTTGAATGGAAAGGTATTGATAGTGGTGCGTTTTGGTCTATTCTTCAAGCATCGGTTGAGTGGCGACAAGATATTGTTAATTGCTTGATAAAAAGTGTTATTTTTGGTGTGGTGGTCACATGGATAGCCTTGTACCGAGGTTATGAAGTCGAACCCAATCCAGAAGGCATTAGCCGTGCGACAACCTCAACGGTTGTGCAGGCAAGCTTAGCTGTTTTAGCACTGGACTTTTTGCTGACAGCAATCATGTTCGGAAATTAA
- the mlaD gene encoding outer membrane lipid asymmetry maintenance protein MlaD: MLTRKIELLVGVFLLSGLLAFCVLVFNVANVKVKTDAQTYTLVAEFNNIGGLKVRSPVKVGGVVVGRVTDVALDSHKLVPIVTLTMDKRFDKFPETSSLAILTSGLLGEQFIGLTPGFMDDDISMLADGDKVHDTRGALILEDLIGQLLYSMSSADK, from the coding sequence ATGTTGACACGGAAAATTGAGTTATTAGTAGGCGTGTTTTTATTGTCAGGTCTATTGGCATTTTGTGTATTAGTATTCAATGTTGCTAATGTTAAAGTAAAAACCGATGCCCAGACTTATACATTAGTGGCTGAGTTTAACAATATTGGCGGACTAAAAGTACGTTCGCCTGTAAAAGTCGGTGGCGTAGTGGTTGGTCGCGTGACTGATGTTGCCCTTGATAGCCATAAATTAGTGCCTATTGTGACGTTAACAATGGATAAGCGTTTCGATAAATTCCCTGAAACGAGCAGTTTGGCCATTTTGACTTCAGGGTTACTCGGGGAGCAATTTATTGGCTTAACGCCTGGGTTTATGGACGATGATATTTCGATGCTTGCCGATGGCGATAAAGTACATGACACTCGTGGAGCATTGATTTTAGAAGATTTGATTGGTCAACTTTTGTACAGTATGTCATCTGCAGATAAATAG
- a CDS encoding MlaC/ttg2D family ABC transporter substrate-binding protein, translated as MAANDEVNTNDPYEMIKQVSNMTFDRFKSDNTLINNDLSHLKVIVREELMPYVDYKYAAYKVMGQYLSDTTVDQRNRFVEAFEGYLVATYAQALTEYTDQKVAFDPPRDFSDEKIVEVNVQILEQGRPPIKIQFKARRLKDNTWKAFDLVAEGVSLLASKQSEISNLIRQQGIEAVITMLNDKTQQRIDRQPAKEAAAA; from the coding sequence ATGGCTGCCAATGATGAGGTTAATACCAATGACCCTTATGAGATGATCAAACAAGTATCTAATATGACTTTTGATCGATTTAAATCAGACAACACGTTAATTAATAATGATTTAAGTCACTTGAAAGTGATTGTTCGAGAAGAGCTTATGCCTTATGTCGATTATAAATATGCCGCTTACAAAGTGATGGGGCAGTATTTAAGTGATACAACGGTAGATCAACGTAATCGTTTTGTTGAAGCTTTTGAAGGGTATCTAGTCGCGACCTATGCGCAAGCATTAACAGAATATACTGATCAAAAAGTCGCTTTTGATCCGCCGAGAGATTTTAGCGATGAGAAAATAGTTGAAGTGAACGTCCAGATCCTTGAGCAAGGTCGTCCACCGATTAAAATTCAATTTAAAGCGCGTCGTTTAAAAGACAACACTTGGAAAGCATTTGATTTAGTGGCGGAAGGCGTGAGCTTATTGGCCTCTAAGCAATCTGAAATTTCGAATTTAATCCGTCAGCAAGGTATTGAAGCGGTTATTACCATGTTGAATGATAAAACCCAGCAGAGAATTGATCGTCAACCTGCAAAAGAAGCTGCAGCTGCGTGA
- a CDS encoding STAS domain-containing protein translates to MITFNQQDDRCIVSGRLTQDEVKQLWPKRHELFTASTQVVDLSAVEYVDSAGVALLLALIKLHVSSSQETSVSRQLVNPSVQLKKMIELYDLDAFFSQV, encoded by the coding sequence GTGATTACCTTTAATCAACAAGACGACCGTTGCATTGTTAGCGGTCGGTTAACTCAAGATGAGGTGAAACAATTGTGGCCTAAACGCCATGAATTGTTTACTGCATCAACCCAAGTGGTAGACTTATCAGCAGTGGAATACGTCGACAGTGCAGGTGTTGCATTGTTATTAGCGTTAATCAAACTGCATGTTTCAAGCAGTCAGGAAACAAGTGTGTCACGTCAATTGGTTAATCCAAGTGTTCAGCTCAAGAAAATGATTGAGCTTTATGATTTAGACGCTTTTTTCAGCCAAGTATAG
- a CDS encoding BolA family protein: protein MECKDIEQLLTEALSLTEAHVTSDGSHYKVVAVGECFDGMSRVKQQQAIYTHLAEQIANGELHALTIKTFTPTQWKREKLFNM from the coding sequence ATGGAATGCAAAGATATTGAACAACTTTTAACCGAGGCGTTGTCGCTAACAGAAGCGCATGTGACCTCTGATGGTAGCCACTACAAAGTGGTCGCTGTGGGCGAATGTTTTGACGGCATGAGCCGCGTAAAACAACAGCAGGCGATTTATACCCATTTAGCGGAGCAGATTGCCAATGGTGAATTGCACGCATTAACGATTAAAACTTTTACGCCTACCCAGTGGAAGCGTGAAAAACTTTTCAATATGTAA
- the murA gene encoding UDP-N-acetylglucosamine 1-carboxyvinyltransferase, which yields MDKLTIKASNPLAGEVVISGAKNAALPILMAGVLAETDFIVSNVPKLRDVITSCELLRCLGAEVEDLGDSRIRISTTHLNNYCAPYDLVKTMRASILILGPLLARYGTADVSLPGGCAIGARPVNLHLHGLELMGAKIEVKEGYIKARVDGRLKGAHIFMDMVSVGATENLLMAAALADGTTVIENAAREPEVTDLANCLIAMGAKITGVGSATLTIEGVERLSGCEYRVMPDRIETGSFLVAAAVTRGKIRCVSADPIGLESVLSKLEDAGAEITTGEDWIELDMKGQRPKAVNIKTAPYPGFPTDMQAQFCVLNALADGTGRVTETIFENRFMHVPELSRMGANLELEGNTCIIHGIERLNGAQVMATDLRASASLVIAGLMAEGTTTVARIYHLDRGYEHIEAKFKGLGGEVIRVS from the coding sequence TTGGATAAATTAACTATTAAAGCCAGTAATCCTTTAGCTGGCGAAGTCGTGATCTCGGGTGCAAAAAACGCAGCATTGCCAATTTTAATGGCTGGCGTACTAGCAGAAACAGATTTTATTGTTTCAAATGTACCTAAACTTCGTGACGTCATCACCAGTTGCGAACTGTTACGTTGTTTAGGCGCAGAGGTTGAAGACTTAGGCGATAGCCGCATTCGTATTTCAACCACGCATTTAAATAACTATTGTGCCCCTTATGACTTAGTCAAAACAATGCGTGCTTCTATTCTTATTTTAGGCCCACTGCTTGCCCGTTATGGTACTGCAGACGTTTCTTTACCCGGCGGTTGTGCTATCGGCGCCCGTCCGGTCAATTTGCATTTGCACGGCTTGGAGTTAATGGGGGCCAAGATTGAAGTTAAAGAGGGCTACATCAAAGCGCGAGTTGATGGCCGTTTAAAAGGCGCCCATATCTTTATGGATATGGTCAGTGTCGGCGCAACAGAAAACTTGCTTATGGCAGCCGCGCTAGCGGATGGCACAACGGTTATTGAAAATGCTGCTCGTGAGCCTGAAGTGACTGATTTAGCAAATTGCTTAATTGCTATGGGTGCGAAAATCACCGGTGTTGGTTCTGCCACGTTAACGATTGAAGGGGTGGAGCGTTTATCCGGTTGTGAATATCGCGTGATGCCTGATCGTATCGAAACAGGGTCATTCCTGGTTGCGGCGGCGGTAACGCGTGGCAAAATTCGTTGTGTGTCAGCAGACCCTATTGGATTAGAGTCGGTATTATCCAAGCTTGAAGACGCCGGTGCCGAGATCACCACAGGCGAAGATTGGATTGAGCTTGATATGAAAGGCCAACGTCCAAAAGCCGTAAACATTAAAACGGCACCTTACCCTGGATTTCCGACCGACATGCAGGCGCAATTTTGTGTGTTAAATGCGCTGGCAGACGGGACGGGTAGAGTGACTGAGACGATTTTTGAAAATCGGTTTATGCATGTGCCAGAATTAAGCCGTATGGGGGCTAATTTAGAGCTGGAAGGTAATACCTGCATTATTCATGGTATTGAGCGTTTAAATGGTGCCCAAGTGATGGCGACCGATTTACGTGCCTCGGCCAGCTTAGTGATTGCCGGCTTAATGGCTGAAGGAACCACGACAGTGGCTCGTATCTACCATTTAGATCGTGGTTATGAGCACATAGAAGCAAAATTCAAAGGGCTAGGCGGCGAAGTTATCCGCGTTAGCTAA
- a CDS encoding sensor histidine kinase: MTTFITFNIYLFYGLVFFAIGCVVVFRNFKYSQLSISETLWALALFGFFHAFHEWSELYAILFSDDISPKYHSVVQWLRVIKLSLSFAGLMIFAWLLFRICPKTCARIGQFITAAIMVIYILVMLFLYQRSSVLAETFAQAASYTRFLLGFGSATLAGVGIAVYGHQLRQDSHEYGQYFIATGVGLFIYGVLAGLVPTELHSSVPVYRTLAATFVLITLYKALNIFDIEKEMATEAKLKRAIEADKYKAIGHLAMGIAHEINNPLASSTLALDLLERKLPVKLDELTDYINRARLGIDRASVISKELLAYAHTDLGNAQKVYFCDVIYGAKQLMSHKIVPYVINIDCDPSLSIIGQKVKLEELLINLLNNAMDASGHNSHIDISVTRDEHQVLFEVRDYGDGMNEQTQQQATELFYSTKPIGKGTGLGLAICKQIVSAHKGKMNIISAKGVGTRVLIRFATGGECEWLTC; the protein is encoded by the coding sequence ATGACGACTTTCATCACGTTTAACATTTATTTATTTTACGGCCTCGTGTTTTTTGCGATTGGTTGCGTGGTGGTGTTTCGGAATTTTAAATATAGTCAGCTATCTATATCTGAGACGTTATGGGCGCTGGCGCTTTTTGGTTTCTTTCATGCTTTTCATGAGTGGTCTGAGCTATACGCCATCTTATTCAGTGATGATATCTCGCCAAAATATCATTCTGTGGTGCAATGGTTAAGAGTGATAAAACTGTCACTTTCTTTTGCTGGCTTGATGATTTTTGCTTGGCTTTTATTCCGAATTTGCCCTAAAACGTGTGCAAGAATAGGCCAGTTTATTACCGCAGCAATTATGGTGATTTATATTCTGGTGATGTTGTTCTTATATCAAAGGAGTTCAGTGCTGGCGGAAACATTTGCACAAGCTGCCAGCTACACTCGTTTTTTACTCGGCTTTGGTAGTGCCACCTTAGCCGGAGTGGGTATCGCTGTTTATGGTCATCAATTGCGTCAGGATAGTCACGAATATGGGCAGTATTTTATTGCCACTGGTGTTGGGTTATTTATCTACGGTGTATTGGCTGGTTTAGTGCCGACAGAGCTTCATTCTTCCGTTCCAGTGTATAGAACCTTAGCGGCCACTTTTGTGTTGATCACGCTCTACAAGGCACTCAATATTTTTGATATTGAGAAAGAAATGGCCACAGAGGCTAAGCTGAAGCGAGCTATTGAAGCGGATAAATATAAAGCCATTGGGCATTTAGCGATGGGAATAGCCCATGAAATTAATAACCCTTTGGCTTCTTCTACTTTGGCATTGGATTTACTCGAACGAAAACTTCCAGTGAAGTTGGATGAGTTAACGGATTATATTAATAGAGCGCGCTTAGGCATTGATAGGGCATCTGTTATCAGTAAAGAATTACTGGCCTATGCTCACACCGATTTGGGTAACGCTCAAAAGGTGTATTTTTGTGATGTCATTTATGGCGCTAAGCAATTAATGAGTCATAAAATTGTCCCTTACGTTATCAATATTGATTGTGATCCATCCTTAAGTATCATTGGTCAGAAGGTGAAGTTGGAAGAGTTATTAATTAACTTACTTAATAACGCCATGGATGCCAGTGGTCATAACTCTCATATCGATATCAGCGTCACTAGAGATGAGCATCAGGTTTTATTTGAAGTCAGAGACTATGGCGATGGAATGAATGAGCAAACGCAGCAACAAGCCACAGAATTGTTTTACTCAACTAAACCTATAGGTAAGGGAACGGGATTAGGCTTGGCTATTTGTAAGCAAATTGTCAGTGCTCATAAAGGGAAAATGAACATTATCAGTGCCAAAGGCGTTGGTACTAGAGTACTTATCCGTTTTGCCACAGGGGGGGAGTGTGAATGGTTAACGTGTTAA
- a CDS encoding response regulator, giving the protein MVNVLIAEDDHELRRNMVDILQLEGYQVTGVDSGEAAITACEQQNYDIALLDLVMSGMTGVEAISNLRQLNPYMAVVIVTAYATVDTAVDAMKKGADNVITKPFNSSVLIVTIKRSIQEKLLLKTTNDIDPDCVYSALANALRRETLKQLGTHKQLKFMDLCRLVGVADHTKFNFHLRQLKKAGLVMQNESKIYILTSTGQFVLQNHNLSL; this is encoded by the coding sequence ATGGTTAACGTGTTAATTGCAGAAGACGATCATGAACTTAGGCGAAATATGGTCGATATTCTTCAACTTGAAGGCTATCAAGTCACCGGTGTTGACAGTGGTGAAGCTGCAATTACTGCTTGTGAGCAGCAAAATTATGATATTGCTCTGTTAGATTTAGTGATGTCTGGTATGACAGGTGTTGAGGCCATTTCCAATTTACGCCAACTTAACCCCTATATGGCGGTGGTCATTGTGACGGCTTATGCCACGGTTGATACCGCTGTGGATGCGATGAAAAAGGGTGCCGATAATGTTATCACTAAGCCTTTTAATAGTTCGGTGTTAATTGTCACTATAAAACGCAGTATTCAAGAAAAACTATTATTAAAAACAACCAATGATATCGATCCAGATTGTGTCTATTCTGCGTTAGCAAACGCCTTGCGACGCGAAACACTTAAGCAGTTAGGTACTCATAAGCAGCTAAAGTTTATGGATCTTTGCCGATTAGTGGGGGTTGCAGACCATACCAAATTTAATTTCCACTTACGCCAGCTAAAAAAAGCAGGTTTGGTAATGCAAAATGAGAGCAAGATCTACATTTTAACAAGTACCGGTCAATTCGTATTACAAAACCACAACTTATCATTATAG